A region from the Phycisphaerales bacterium genome encodes:
- a CDS encoding adenosylhomocysteinase: MPPTKAPSMKMKSNKSAVSTPDYRVKDLTLHRLGRDEIRLAEYEMPGLMAIRSRYASKKPLKGAKIAGSLHMTVQTAVLIETLVELGADVRWCSCNIFSTQDSAAAAIAVGPKGTPDNPKGIPVFAWKGETLEEYWWCVDQTLTWPDGSGPNMLLDDGGDATLLVHKGAEFEKTGKVPAYNAKSDPEEWKYVLDTIRNSIADRPGRFTKMGKDIVGVSEETTTGVHRLYEMQKKGQLLFPAINVNDSVTKSKFDNLYGCRHSLLDGLNRATDVMLSGKVAIVFGYGDVGKGCCQALRGQGCRVLVTEIDPICALQACMEGYQVVLAEDYIESADIFITATGSKNVITVQHMARMKDKAVVANIGHFDNEIDMAGLAKFPGAKRHVIKPQFDEWTFPAGKGVKAHSILVLAEGRLMNLGCATGHPSFVMSNSFTNQVLAQIELFTNTKAYEKKVYVLPKKLDEEVARLHLDKLGAKLTKLSKEQAEYLGVSADGPYKPDHYRY, encoded by the coding sequence ATGCCCCCGACGAAAGCACCGAGTATGAAGATGAAGAGCAACAAGTCTGCCGTGAGCACGCCCGATTATCGCGTGAAGGATCTGACGCTGCACCGCCTGGGGCGCGATGAGATCCGTCTCGCGGAGTATGAGATGCCCGGCCTCATGGCGATCCGCAGCCGGTACGCGAGCAAGAAGCCGCTCAAGGGCGCGAAGATCGCGGGGAGTTTGCACATGACGGTGCAGACGGCCGTGCTGATCGAGACGCTGGTGGAACTCGGCGCTGATGTGCGCTGGTGCTCGTGCAACATCTTCTCGACGCAGGACTCGGCGGCGGCGGCGATCGCGGTCGGCCCCAAGGGGACGCCCGACAACCCCAAGGGGATCCCGGTCTTCGCGTGGAAGGGCGAGACGCTGGAGGAATACTGGTGGTGCGTCGATCAGACGCTGACCTGGCCGGACGGCTCGGGGCCGAACATGCTGCTGGACGACGGCGGCGACGCGACGCTGCTCGTGCACAAGGGCGCGGAGTTCGAGAAGACCGGCAAGGTGCCGGCCTATAACGCGAAGAGCGACCCCGAGGAATGGAAGTATGTCCTGGACACCATCCGCAACTCGATCGCGGACCGGCCGGGGCGCTTCACGAAGATGGGCAAGGACATCGTCGGTGTGAGCGAGGAGACGACAACGGGCGTGCACCGACTGTATGAAATGCAGAAGAAGGGGCAGTTGCTCTTCCCGGCGATCAACGTGAACGACAGCGTCACCAAGAGCAAGTTCGACAACCTGTACGGCTGCCGGCACTCGCTGCTTGACGGGCTGAACCGCGCGACGGACGTGATGCTCAGCGGCAAGGTCGCGATCGTGTTCGGGTATGGCGACGTGGGCAAGGGATGCTGCCAGGCGCTGCGCGGGCAGGGCTGCCGCGTGCTCGTCACCGAGATCGACCCGATCTGCGCGTTGCAGGCGTGCATGGAGGGGTACCAGGTGGTGCTCGCCGAGGATTACATCGAGTCGGCGGACATCTTCATCACGGCGACGGGGAGCAAGAACGTGATCACCGTGCAGCACATGGCGCGAATGAAGGACAAGGCCGTCGTCGCGAACATCGGGCACTTTGATAATGAGATCGACATGGCGGGGCTCGCGAAGTTCCCCGGGGCGAAGCGCCACGTCATCAAGCCGCAGTTCGACGAGTGGACGTTCCCGGCGGGGAAGGGCGTGAAGGCGCACTCGATCCTGGTGCTGGCGGAGGGGCGGCTCATGAACCTGGGCTGCGCGACGGGGCACCCGAGTTTCGTGATGAGCAACTCGTTCACGAACCAGGTGCTGGCGCAGATCGAGTTGTTCACGAACACGAAGGCGTACGAGAAGAAGGTGTACGTCCTGCCCAAGAAACTCGACGAGGAGGTCGCGCGGCTGCACCTCGACAAGTTGGGAGCGAAACTGACGAAGTTGAGCAAGGAGCAGGCGGAGTATCTGGGCGTGTCGGCGGATGGACCGTACAAGCCGGATCACTATCGGTATTGA
- a CDS encoding VWA domain-containing protein: MKKVVTEYVELQNDRDAEVPPSLRVLLWRWGRRAAVVGVLVSVVVHILMALMSMLIGWGGPAGPGRVDSEGPGVEFAVASEEELASLQDSAVALDAPAVPEMSMQEPVAADLMDASAASGLEGAIGEISDIGTLAGGGDVGTSGEAMGGAGGGGASFFGVEATGNRFVYIVDVSGSMGVGGKLDSLKGQLSESIRSLSETAQFIVLPYSDGAMPLGNKTEWTEAVWSGKRWAIAEIGNLHDAGGTVPLPAFQVAFAMKPRPEAIYFMTDGEFDPVTADEIAVLNAKLRVPIHCICFGTRDSEEVMKQIAALSKGSYTFIAGPP, translated from the coding sequence ATGAAGAAGGTTGTGACGGAGTACGTTGAACTGCAGAATGACCGCGACGCGGAGGTTCCGCCCAGCCTGCGGGTACTGCTGTGGCGTTGGGGGAGGCGGGCGGCGGTCGTGGGCGTCCTAGTTTCGGTGGTCGTCCACATCCTGATGGCGCTGATGTCGATGCTGATCGGGTGGGGCGGGCCGGCGGGGCCGGGGCGGGTGGACTCTGAGGGGCCTGGTGTCGAGTTCGCGGTGGCGTCGGAGGAGGAGTTGGCGTCGCTGCAGGACAGTGCCGTGGCGCTTGATGCGCCGGCCGTCCCGGAGATGTCGATGCAGGAGCCTGTGGCGGCGGACCTGATGGACGCGAGCGCGGCGAGCGGGCTGGAGGGCGCGATCGGGGAGATCTCGGACATCGGCACGCTCGCGGGGGGCGGCGACGTGGGCACATCGGGCGAGGCGATGGGCGGCGCGGGTGGCGGCGGGGCGAGTTTCTTCGGCGTCGAGGCGACGGGGAACCGCTTTGTGTACATCGTCGACGTTTCGGGGTCGATGGGTGTCGGCGGGAAACTCGATTCCTTGAAGGGGCAGTTGAGCGAGTCGATCCGGTCGCTGTCGGAGACGGCTCAGTTCATCGTGCTGCCGTATAGCGATGGGGCGATGCCACTGGGGAACAAGACGGAGTGGACCGAGGCGGTGTGGAGCGGGAAGCGGTGGGCGATCGCGGAGATCGGGAATCTGCATGATGCGGGGGGGACGGTGCCGCTGCCGGCGTTTCAGGTCGCGTTCGCGATGAAGCCGCGCCCCGAGGCGATCTATTTCATGACCGACGGCGAGTTCGACCCGGTGACGGCGGACGAGATCGCGGTGCTGAATGCGAAGTTGCGTGTGCCGATCCATTGCATCTGCTTCGGGACGCGGGACTCAGAAGAGGTGATGAAGCAGATCGCGGCGCTGAGCAAGGGTTCGTACACGTTTATCGCGGGGCCCCCATGA
- a CDS encoding UMP kinase, with protein MPNHADASKPYRRVLLKLSGESFAKPGQFGIDGEELSSIAKEIKAATGATQIAVVVGGGNIIRGASLAEAGRIEQATADHMGMLGTVINALALKEALFAEGVDCRVMSAIEIRAVAEPFIRSRALRHLEKGRVVILAAGTGNPFFTTDTCAALRATELACDVLLKATKVDGVYSADPKKDPKATRFDRLTFAEALSKNLRVMDMTALAMCGEHKLPVLVFDYKKHGNIAKAVRKDPIGTLLLPS; from the coding sequence ATGCCAAACCACGCCGACGCATCCAAGCCCTACCGCCGGGTCCTCCTCAAACTCTCCGGCGAGTCCTTCGCCAAGCCGGGCCAGTTCGGGATCGATGGCGAGGAACTCTCCTCCATCGCCAAGGAGATCAAGGCCGCCACCGGCGCCACCCAGATCGCCGTCGTCGTCGGCGGCGGAAACATCATCCGCGGCGCCTCCCTCGCCGAAGCCGGCCGCATCGAGCAGGCCACCGCCGACCACATGGGCATGCTGGGCACCGTCATCAACGCCCTCGCCCTGAAGGAAGCCCTCTTCGCCGAGGGGGTCGATTGCCGCGTGATGTCCGCCATCGAGATCCGCGCCGTCGCCGAGCCGTTTATACGCTCCCGCGCCCTGCGCCACCTCGAAAAGGGCCGCGTCGTCATCCTCGCCGCCGGCACGGGCAACCCCTTCTTCACCACCGACACCTGCGCCGCCCTCCGCGCCACAGAACTCGCCTGCGATGTCCTGCTCAAAGCCACCAAAGTCGATGGCGTCTACTCCGCCGACCCCAAAAAGGACCCCAAGGCCACACGCTTCGACCGCCTCACCTTCGCCGAGGCCTTGAGCAAAAACCTCCGCGTCATGGACATGACCGCCCTCGCCATGTGCGGCGAGCACAAACTCCCCGTCCTCGTCTTCGATTACAAGAAGCACGGCAACATCGCCAAGGCCGTCCGAAAGGACCCCATCGGCACCCTTCTCTTGCCTTCGTAA
- the frr gene encoding ribosome recycling factor: MSFTDPDSILLFAEEHMEKAVDYLKQEFRGIRTGRAHPALVEFVKVDYYGSMTELKSLAAISVPEPSQLLVKPFDAGSVAAIKTAIEGAGLGLNPMPEGKQLRITIPMLSSERRQKLVAQCKKLAEEQKVAIRNIRRDANKHADALAKAPTGGLPEDEIDTLKEEIQSLTKKAEENVDTLTNNKMKEVQEV, from the coding sequence ATGTCCTTCACCGATCCCGATTCCATCCTCCTGTTCGCCGAAGAGCACATGGAGAAGGCCGTCGATTATCTCAAGCAGGAGTTCCGCGGCATCCGCACAGGCCGCGCCCACCCCGCCCTCGTCGAGTTCGTGAAAGTCGATTACTACGGCTCGATGACCGAACTCAAGTCCCTCGCCGCCATCAGCGTCCCCGAGCCGAGCCAACTCCTCGTCAAGCCCTTCGACGCCGGAAGCGTCGCCGCCATCAAGACCGCCATCGAGGGCGCGGGGCTCGGCCTCAACCCCATGCCCGAGGGCAAGCAACTCCGCATCACGATCCCCATGCTCTCCTCCGAGCGACGCCAGAAACTCGTCGCCCAGTGCAAGAAACTCGCCGAAGAGCAGAAGGTCGCCATCCGCAACATCCGCCGCGACGCCAACAAGCACGCCGACGCCCTCGCCAAAGCCCCCACCGGCGGCCTCCCCGAGGACGAGATCGACACCCTCAAGGAAGAGATCCAGAGCCTCACCAAAAAGGCCGAGGAAAACGTCGACACCCTCACCAACAACAAGATGAAGGAAGTGCAGGAAGTCTGA
- a CDS encoding ArsR family transcriptional regulator yields MKHKATPTPRAPHPKPQVDPASPAAPLAGAGAGVGVGAGVGVGSARRRAGDREPSARVSPVTERLAALSERVRLRILRILEIEELSVGEVASVVQLPQSTVSRHLKVLAEGAGGSGTSWLVRRNEGTQTLYRLVLDDLPLESRALWLVVKDQLIGVASGANSVSDPELDEDLRRLRAVIEERRTDSESFFGRVGGGGGSEWERVRETLYGSSFTAVSLLALVWPDWRVADLGCGTGNAAELIAPWLSSHERGWEGGVGGGVGGGVEKRVGGVIAVDSSAAMLESARARLARFDNVRFVKGDLEKLPRNVFGDGTVDAAVCVLVLHHADDPRAILREMRRVLTTERGGGIALIVDMLPHTREAYKRTMGHKHLGFEPATIRAWALEAGFGSCEVTPLPSEPEAMGPGLFACVARI; encoded by the coding sequence ATGAAGCACAAAGCCACCCCAACTCCGCGTGCACCCCACCCCAAGCCCCAGGTAGATCCGGCGAGCCCGGCCGCGCCCTTGGCGGGGGCGGGGGCGGGGGTGGGGGTGGGGGCGGGGGTGGGGGTGGGGTCGGCGAGGCGCCGGGCCGGTGACCGGGAGCCTTCGGCTCGGGTCTCGCCGGTGACCGAGCGGCTGGCGGCGCTCAGCGAGCGTGTGCGGCTGCGCATCTTGCGGATCCTCGAGATCGAGGAACTCTCGGTGGGCGAGGTGGCGAGCGTGGTGCAGTTGCCGCAGTCGACGGTGAGCCGGCACCTCAAGGTGCTGGCCGAGGGCGCGGGGGGATCGGGAACGAGTTGGCTGGTGCGCCGCAACGAGGGGACGCAGACCTTATATCGATTGGTGCTCGACGATCTTCCGTTGGAGTCGCGGGCGCTGTGGCTGGTGGTGAAGGACCAGTTGATCGGCGTGGCCAGCGGCGCGAACAGCGTGAGCGATCCGGAACTCGATGAGGACCTGCGGCGGCTGCGGGCGGTGATCGAGGAGCGGCGGACCGACAGCGAGTCGTTCTTCGGGCGCGTCGGCGGCGGGGGCGGGAGCGAGTGGGAACGCGTGCGCGAGACGCTGTATGGCTCGTCGTTCACGGCGGTCTCGCTCTTGGCGCTGGTGTGGCCGGACTGGCGTGTGGCGGACCTTGGGTGCGGGACGGGGAACGCGGCGGAGTTGATCGCGCCGTGGCTGTCGAGCCATGAGCGCGGGTGGGAGGGGGGCGTCGGGGGGGGCGTCGGGGGGGGCGTCGAGAAACGAGTGGGTGGGGTGATCGCGGTGGACTCGTCGGCGGCGATGCTGGAGTCGGCGAGGGCGCGGCTGGCGCGATTCGACAACGTGCGGTTCGTCAAGGGGGACCTCGAGAAGTTGCCGAGGAACGTCTTTGGGGACGGCACGGTGGACGCGGCGGTGTGCGTGCTTGTGTTGCACCACGCGGACGATCCCAGGGCGATCCTTCGCGAGATGCGTCGCGTGCTCACGACCGAGCGCGGCGGTGGGATCGCGCTGATCGTGGACATGCTGCCGCACACGCGCGAGGCGTACAAACGGACGATGGGGCACAAGCACCTTGGCTTTGAGCCGGCGACGATCCGCGCGTGGGCGCTGGAGGCGGGGTTTGGCTCGTGCGAGGTGACGCCGCTGCCGAGTGAACCGGAGGCGATGGGGCCTGGGCTGTTTGCGTGCGTGGCGAGGATCTAA
- a CDS encoding MotA/TolQ/ExbB proton channel family protein, giving the protein MIVHSTVWSLIDVTLAQAGTGAASSRTLWQYIKGGGPIGYVIIMLSVAAVALAIVHLLTVRDTRLTPPEVVEGLSRHLRGNDIQGALRFCDTEENRCFVTRVFGQAMTRCMRSPFGFLEMRSALEEAGTTEVDRLGRSTDGIALIAQVAPMLGLLGTVVGMVGGFETISTTEGAARPAQLAGDISIALITTVQGLVVAIPCHALSVYFRNRTQRLALQAGEVIEGLASEIEGAGMGRGGRAPTRPGAARPGVPPAMPPQVPHGVGAARETGAR; this is encoded by the coding sequence ATGATCGTGCATTCGACGGTTTGGTCGTTGATCGACGTGACGCTGGCGCAGGCCGGCACGGGCGCGGCGTCATCGCGGACGCTGTGGCAGTACATCAAGGGCGGCGGGCCGATCGGGTATGTCATCATCATGCTATCGGTGGCGGCGGTGGCGCTCGCGATCGTGCATCTCTTGACGGTGCGCGACACGAGGCTGACGCCGCCGGAGGTGGTCGAGGGGCTTTCTCGGCACCTACGCGGGAACGACATCCAGGGCGCGCTTCGATTCTGTGACACGGAGGAGAATCGCTGCTTTGTGACGCGGGTGTTCGGGCAGGCGATGACGCGGTGCATGCGATCGCCGTTCGGGTTTCTGGAGATGCGATCGGCGCTCGAGGAGGCCGGGACGACCGAGGTGGATCGGTTGGGGCGGAGCACGGACGGGATCGCGCTGATCGCGCAAGTCGCGCCGATGCTGGGGCTCTTGGGCACGGTTGTCGGGATGGTGGGCGGGTTCGAGACGATCAGCACGACGGAGGGGGCGGCCCGGCCGGCGCAACTCGCGGGGGACATTTCGATCGCGCTCATCACGACGGTGCAGGGGCTGGTGGTCGCGATTCCGTGCCACGCGTTGTCGGTGTATTTCCGGAACAGGACGCAGCGGTTGGCGCTCCAGGCGGGTGAGGTGATCGAGGGCCTGGCGTCGGAGATCGAGGGCGCGGGAATGGGGCGTGGCGGGCGCGCCCCCACGCGACCGGGAGCGGCG